Proteins encoded together in one Oncorhynchus mykiss isolate Arlee chromosome 7, USDA_OmykA_1.1, whole genome shotgun sequence window:
- the LOC110527712 gene encoding beta-1,3-galactosyltransferase 6 isoform X1, producing MPSLPTMKLVRLLCRHKTALAIAGVCLFAVVVLFLAKCTSETLKQGQVDPPGLAPHAAHSRARAEHPKPPSRPKDLSAFLVVLITTGPKYTERRSIIRSTWLTKKDPEVLAMFVVGTEGLPAEDMENLNTEQGRHKDLLLLPELRDSYENLTLKLLHMYSWLDHNVDFKFVLKADDDTFARLDLLKEELKTKEPSRLYWGFFSGCGRVKTAEKWRESAWELCDYYLPYALGGGYLLSCDLIHYVRINAAFLKVWQSEDVSLGAWLAPVDVKRTHDPRFDTEFKSRGCSNKYLVTHKQSLEDMLEKQQTLQRDGRLCKEEVKLRLSYVYDWSVPPSQCCQRKDGVP from the exons tCTCCCCACCATGAAACTGGTTCGCCTCCTGTGTCGTCACAAGACGGCTCTGGCAATTGCAGGAGTCTGCCTATTTGCTGTAGTCGTCCTCTTCCTCGCCAAGTGTACCTCCGAGACCCTGAAACAGGGCCAGGTTGACCCTCCAGGCCTAGCACCCCACGCTGCCCACTCCCGGGCCAGAGCAGAGCACCCCAAGCCCCCCTCACGCCCCAAAGACCTCTCAGCCTTCCTTGTGGTCCTCATCACCACAGGACCCAAGTACACAGAGCGGCGGAGCATTATCCGCAGCACATGGCTGACTAAGAAGGACCCGGAGGTTCTAGCTATGTTTGTGGTGGGAACAGAGGGTCTACCGGCCGAGGATATGGAGAACCTCAACACAGAGCAGGGCCGACACAAAGACCTGCTCTTACTCCCCGAGCTGCGGGACTCGTATGAGAACCTGACCCTGAAGCTGCTGCACATGTACTCCTGGCTGGATCACAATGTAGACTTTAAGTTTGTTTTAAAAGCAGATGACGACACCTTCGCTCGCCTGGACCTGCTGAAG GAGGAGCTGAAGACTAAAGAACCCAGCCGGCTGTACTGGGGGTTCTTCTCAGGCTGCGGTCGTGTCAAAACTGCAGAGAAGTGGAGGGAGTCGGCTTGGGAGCTGTGTGACTACTACCTACCCTACGCCCTGGGTGGAGGCTATCTGCTCTCCTGCGACCTAATCCACTACGTGCGCATCAACGCTGCCTTCCTCAAGGTGTGGCAGAGCGAGGACGTGTCACTCGGGGCTTGGCTGGCCCCCGTGGACGTCAAACGGACGCACGACCCACGCTTCGACACAGAGTTCAAGTCAAGGGGCTGTAGTAATAAGTACCTGGTGACCCACAAGCAGAGCCTGGAGGATATGTTAGAGAAACAGCAGACACTGCAGAGAGATGGGAGGTTGTGTAAAGAAGAGGTTAAACTCAGACTGAGTTATGTATACGACTGGAGCGTCCCGCCATCCCAGTGCTGCCAGAGGAAGGATGGAGTACCCTGA
- the LOC110527711 gene encoding protein kish-B, which yields MTNVYSLDGIVVFGILFICTCAYLKKVPRLNSWLLSEKKGVWGVFYKAAVIGTRLHHAVAITCLTMALYLVSLK from the exons ATGACAAATG tgtACTCGTTGGATGGGATTGTGGTATTTGGAATTCTGTTCATCTGTACATGTGCATACCTCAAGAAGGTGCCTCGCCTCAACAGCTGGCTACTCTCAGAAAAGAAAGGTGTGTGGGGGGTGTTCTATAAAG CTGCAGTGATTGGGACTAGACTCCACCATGCTGTGGCGATAACCTGTCTGACGATGGCATTGTACCTGGTCTCCTTAAAGTGA
- the LOC110527712 gene encoding beta-1,3-galactosyltransferase 6 isoform X2, translating into MKLVRLLCRHKTALAIAGVCLFAVVVLFLAKCTSETLKQGQVDPPGLAPHAAHSRARAEHPKPPSRPKDLSAFLVVLITTGPKYTERRSIIRSTWLTKKDPEVLAMFVVGTEGLPAEDMENLNTEQGRHKDLLLLPELRDSYENLTLKLLHMYSWLDHNVDFKFVLKADDDTFARLDLLKEELKTKEPSRLYWGFFSGCGRVKTAEKWRESAWELCDYYLPYALGGGYLLSCDLIHYVRINAAFLKVWQSEDVSLGAWLAPVDVKRTHDPRFDTEFKSRGCSNKYLVTHKQSLEDMLEKQQTLQRDGRLCKEEVKLRLSYVYDWSVPPSQCCQRKDGVP; encoded by the exons ATGAAACTGGTTCGCCTCCTGTGTCGTCACAAGACGGCTCTGGCAATTGCAGGAGTCTGCCTATTTGCTGTAGTCGTCCTCTTCCTCGCCAAGTGTACCTCCGAGACCCTGAAACAGGGCCAGGTTGACCCTCCAGGCCTAGCACCCCACGCTGCCCACTCCCGGGCCAGAGCAGAGCACCCCAAGCCCCCCTCACGCCCCAAAGACCTCTCAGCCTTCCTTGTGGTCCTCATCACCACAGGACCCAAGTACACAGAGCGGCGGAGCATTATCCGCAGCACATGGCTGACTAAGAAGGACCCGGAGGTTCTAGCTATGTTTGTGGTGGGAACAGAGGGTCTACCGGCCGAGGATATGGAGAACCTCAACACAGAGCAGGGCCGACACAAAGACCTGCTCTTACTCCCCGAGCTGCGGGACTCGTATGAGAACCTGACCCTGAAGCTGCTGCACATGTACTCCTGGCTGGATCACAATGTAGACTTTAAGTTTGTTTTAAAAGCAGATGACGACACCTTCGCTCGCCTGGACCTGCTGAAG GAGGAGCTGAAGACTAAAGAACCCAGCCGGCTGTACTGGGGGTTCTTCTCAGGCTGCGGTCGTGTCAAAACTGCAGAGAAGTGGAGGGAGTCGGCTTGGGAGCTGTGTGACTACTACCTACCCTACGCCCTGGGTGGAGGCTATCTGCTCTCCTGCGACCTAATCCACTACGTGCGCATCAACGCTGCCTTCCTCAAGGTGTGGCAGAGCGAGGACGTGTCACTCGGGGCTTGGCTGGCCCCCGTGGACGTCAAACGGACGCACGACCCACGCTTCGACACAGAGTTCAAGTCAAGGGGCTGTAGTAATAAGTACCTGGTGACCCACAAGCAGAGCCTGGAGGATATGTTAGAGAAACAGCAGACACTGCAGAGAGATGGGAGGTTGTGTAAAGAAGAGGTTAAACTCAGACTGAGTTATGTATACGACTGGAGCGTCCCGCCATCCCAGTGCTGCCAGAGGAAGGATGGAGTACCCTGA